Within Burkholderia latens, the genomic segment CGGTCCACGCGCCGTCGTGAATGTTGGCGGCAGGCGGCGCGGCCGTTGCGAGCACGACCGGCTGGATCAGCGCGACCAGCAACGCGATCGCCGCGAGCCAGTGGAACGGTTTCCACACGGCGCGGCTGTCATCGGGACGGAATCCGAGCAGAGCGGCGGCTGTCGACATCAGCACGGCGGGCGCCAATGCGCAGACGAATGAAACGACGTGGGTGACGGGCATGGCAAACATCTCGCGAAACGATGCGCGCCATGATGTTCGATGCGAATTATTCTGTAAAATATATTCTATAGAACGAAAACATTGATAAAAGAGAACGATGCGGATTGAACATCTGAACTTTCATCACCTGTTCTACTTCTGGCGGGTGGCCCGAACCGGCCATCTGACTCAGGCGGCAGGCGAGCTTCATATCTCTCAATCGGCCCTTTCCGCGCAGATCAGGCAGCTGGAGGACCGGCTGGGCGAGGCGCTGTTCGAGCGCGAAAAGCGGCGGCTGATCCTGACCGACACGGGCCGCATGGTCCTCACGTACGCCGAAAACATTTTCGGCCTTGGGCAGGAGATGCTCGGCAGGCTTCAGGGACGCTCGGAAGGCATGCTGCGATTGCGTGTGGGCAGTGTCGCCACGGTTTCCCGCAACTATCAGGAAAACTGGATCCGGCCGCTTCTGAGCGATCCGGGCGTGACGCTCACGCTCGAGTCGGGGATGCTCGACGGCCTCATCGAGCGGCTGCTGCAGCATCAGCTGGACATCGTGCTGGCGAACGAGCCGCTGCCGTCCGACCCCGACCGACCGCTCCATTGCAGCTTTCTCGGCAGTCAAGCCATCTCGCTGGTGGGGCCGGCGAGCGTCTGGCACGGCCGCAGCTTGCGCGTGCCGGACGACCTGGGCGGCCTCGACGTGGCATTGCCGGGCGCGCGCCATGCGCTGCGGGCCCGCTTCGATGCGTTGTGCGCGTCGGCAAGTGTGAAACCGCGGATCAGGGCGGAGGTCGACGACATGGCGATGTTGCGTCTGATTGCGCGCGACAGCGGATGGCTTACGGTGCTGCCGGAAGTGGTCGTGCAGGACGAGTTACGGCAGGGTATGCTGGTCAGCGTGGGTCAGACGCCGGAACTCCAGGAGCACTTTTACGCGATCACCACGCCCCATCGGCATCGTATTGAACGCCTCGAACAACTGCTTGCGGGCGCAACGCTCTCGGAGGTCGATCCACTCGGTGGTGGACCGGCCGGAGCTTCATAGACACTCACGAGCCGTCGAGCGGCTAGCGCCGCCCAAACTCCATAGGAGACAGGTCGCCGGGGAATGGGGTCGTAGAACGTCTCAATGTCACCGCACACGTCCGTGGTACTTGCGTTGTTGAAGTGTGGAGGTGGCGACGATAGACTCCGTCCCACGTTACTAGCGCAAACAGGAGAACGGCCGTGGGGTCGATTTCGTCGGAGCCACTGCGAGTGGTTGTACTTGGCGGCTCGGCCGGGAGCCTGGACGCTCTGCGCGCGATCGTCGCCGCGCTGCCCCGCGAACCCGGATTCGCCGCACTCGTCATTACACACCTGGATCCCAGCGAGGAAAGTCGGCTGGCCGATATCCTGCAGGCGGATGCGCGCATGCCGGTCGAAAAACTCGCCCATCTCCGGAAAATCGAACACGACCGCGTATACGTGCTGCCCGAAAACGCCGGCGTGATCGCCCTGGACGGCCATTTCAGGCTCACGCGCCGGCAGACCGGGCTGAATCTGCCGATCGATACGTGCCTGGCATCGCTCGCGCAGGATCCCGACGTGAATGGCGCGGTGGTGATTCTTTCCGGCACCGGGCAGGACGGAGCGGCCGGCCTGGTTGACCTGAAGGCCTCCGGCGGCTTCGCTATTGCCCAGCTGCCGCAGACGGCCAATCACACGGGCATGCCCACCGCGGCAATCGATACGGGTCTGGTCGACGAGGTGCTTCCGCCGGAAGACATCGCCGCGTGTCTGACACAGCGCTTCGGCGACCAATCCCGCGGCGACGACACACAGGACACGCAGACGTCCGAAAACGACCCGCTCGCGACCGCAATTTCCATCGTTCAGCAGAGGACGGGCATCAATCTCAGCTACGTCAAGGACGTCAATTTGCGCCGCCGGTTTCTACGCCGCGTCCTGTTGCAGAAAGACCGGGACGTGGACGCTTATCTCCAGCTGCTGCGTAGCGATGCGCGCGAAGCCGAGGCGCTGCGGGACGACATTCTGATCGGCGTGACCGCTTTCTTCCGCGATGCCGAGTTCGTCAACGTGCTGCGCCAGTCCGTCATCCCCGCGCTTCTCGAACTGAAGCGCGATCCAGTGCGTATATGGGTGCCCGCCTGCTCGACCGGTGAAGAGGTCTACACCATTGCCACGTTGTTGAGAGAGGCGCTGGACCGCGAAGCACCGCACCGCCGCGTACAGATCTTCGGCACCGACATCAACGAAGCGTCAATCGAGATTGCACGAGCCGGGCGCTACAGCCTGGCGTCGATCGAGGACGTGCCGGAGCCGTTTCGCGAGTCCACGTTCGCGGCCACTTCGGGCGGCTATGTCGTGCGCAAGTCGATACGCGACATGTGCGTGTTCGCGCGACACAACGTGCTGACGCACGCGCCGTTCTCCGGCATGGACCTGATCAGTTGCCGCAACCTGCTGATCTATCTGCGCAAGGAAGCACAGCAACACGTGCTCGAGGTGCTGCACTACGCGTGCCGGACAGATGGTTTTATGCTCCTCGGGCGCGCCGAAGCAGTGTCGGGCGCGGACGGCTTCGAACACGCTGGCGCGCCGCACCTGTACCGCAAGGTGCCGGCCGGCAAGCGACATCAAGGGGCATTTCCCATCGACGCATTACGGCCGTGGGCGAGCCAGGGCGCCGTGCCATCGGTACGCCGCGCGCAGCAGCCGGACCCGGTTTTGGAAGCAGCCAATCGCGCGGCGCTGGAGCGCTATTCGCCGCCCGGCTTCGTCGTCGACGACAAGGGCGACGTCGTGCACTTCCGCGGCGACGTGTCCGGCTTCGTCGCGCCTGCAAGCGGCGAAGCGTCGCTCGCTCTGCCGCGCCTGCTGCAGCCCGAATTGAACGTGACGGTGCGCACTGCGCTGATCGAGGCCAAGCGAACGAACGAGCCGGTGCGGCGAGAGCGGGTCGCGCTTGGCGACCAGCACTTCGCACTGGAAGTCTTGCCGCTCACAGCCGACGATCTGGTGCCGCATTTCCTGGTCACGATGGCGCGGTTGCCCGACGATGCGTCCACGCGGTATGGCGCGAGTACAGGCGCGAGCGGCGGCAGGGTCCAGGAGCTGGAACGCACGGTGACCACGCTGTCGGACGAACTCGAAGCGACGCAGACGCAGCTCAAAACCGTCGTTGCCGAATTCGAATCCGCCAACGAGGAACTGCGTACCGCCAATGAGGAGATGCTCAGCACCAACGAAGAGTTGCAAAGCGCCAACGAGGAATTGCTGCTGGCCAAGCAAGAGCTCGAGTCGGCCAACCAGGAGCTGGCTTCGCTCAATGACGAGCTGAAGTCGCGCAATCAGCAACTCGATCGCGCGAA encodes:
- a CDS encoding LysR family transcriptional regulator, with product MRIEHLNFHHLFYFWRVARTGHLTQAAGELHISQSALSAQIRQLEDRLGEALFEREKRRLILTDTGRMVLTYAENIFGLGQEMLGRLQGRSEGMLRLRVGSVATVSRNYQENWIRPLLSDPGVTLTLESGMLDGLIERLLQHQLDIVLANEPLPSDPDRPLHCSFLGSQAISLVGPASVWHGRSLRVPDDLGGLDVALPGARHALRARFDALCASASVKPRIRAEVDDMAMLRLIARDSGWLTVLPEVVVQDELRQGMLVSVGQTPELQEHFYAITTPHRHRIERLEQLLAGATLSEVDPLGGGPAGAS
- a CDS encoding CheR family methyltransferase, encoding MGSISSEPLRVVVLGGSAGSLDALRAIVAALPREPGFAALVITHLDPSEESRLADILQADARMPVEKLAHLRKIEHDRVYVLPENAGVIALDGHFRLTRRQTGLNLPIDTCLASLAQDPDVNGAVVILSGTGQDGAAGLVDLKASGGFAIAQLPQTANHTGMPTAAIDTGLVDEVLPPEDIAACLTQRFGDQSRGDDTQDTQTSENDPLATAISIVQQRTGINLSYVKDVNLRRRFLRRVLLQKDRDVDAYLQLLRSDAREAEALRDDILIGVTAFFRDAEFVNVLRQSVIPALLELKRDPVRIWVPACSTGEEVYTIATLLREALDREAPHRRVQIFGTDINEASIEIARAGRYSLASIEDVPEPFRESTFAATSGGYVVRKSIRDMCVFARHNVLTHAPFSGMDLISCRNLLIYLRKEAQQHVLEVLHYACRTDGFMLLGRAEAVSGADGFEHAGAPHLYRKVPAGKRHQGAFPIDALRPWASQGAVPSVRRAQQPDPVLEAANRAALERYSPPGFVVDDKGDVVHFRGDVSGFVAPASGEASLALPRLLQPELNVTVRTALIEAKRTNEPVRRERVALGDQHFALEVLPLTADDLVPHFLVTMARLPDDASTRYGASTGASGGRVQELERTVTTLSDELEATQTQLKTVVAEFESANEELRTANEEMLSTNEELQSANEELLLAKQELESANQELASLNDELKSRNQQLDRANDDLSNLVEGIPLPVVVLDRQLRLRHFSPQAQTLFALSDDSVGQPMAQQNSLFSAADLERVVQSAVQGLADVEHEYQDSEGRWWLVNVRAYRTADDRIDGAVLAFQDIDALKLALGTAEAARSEAERANTAKDNFLALVSHELRSPLNVISGWAAVLMTARERRMPTDEELSQRAVTTILRHCQLQAELIDDLLDISRISSGRFSLDTKPLDFAAAVRTVVESNRPAAEKKRITLVSAGLQGRAIVSGDARRLQQVASNLLGNALKFTPDGGRVEVALTQLGTLVELSVTDNGIGVKAELLPRLFDRFMQSDITRTRNYGGLGLGLSIVKHLVSAHGGTVTASSDGEGRGTRLTVRLPLMHETVVESDIVVPASNSSARMDGLSILLVDDDVPAQEALAQLLRGLGAQVQTANGAQEALACLTAGSFDILISDLAMPGADGHALLRSVRAYEGDRRRIYALALTGLASIHDRDAAIEAGFDDHLPKPVNLQLLIEKLSLGRGR